Genomic segment of Acaryochloris thomasi RCC1774:
CTTTAACACTGCGAATGCGGCGGTCGCTTAGCTCTAGCGAAATTCTGCAGGCCACCGTTACTGACCTGCAGCACTTTTTCGCAGCGGAGCGGGTGATTCTCTGTCGGTTCGGTGCTGACTGGCGCGGCATGGTGGTTATGGAGTCGGCGGGGGCCGGAGTTCCTTCGCTTTTGGGGACAGAAATTGACGCTCGCTCTTCAAGCTCTGACTGGATTGAATCCTACTTAAAAGGTGCAGGACAGGCGATTGCCGATCTGACCGTCACCTCTGCAGAAAACGGTGACTTGTCAGAGGACCATCGTAATTTTTTGACGGCACTCCAGGCTCGCTCGCATCTGATCATGCCCGTTCTCCAGGACCATCAACAGGCCTCAACGCTTGGTGGTTGGGCTGCTAGCGCTCTTCAGGGGCGTTCTCAGCAGGCTCAATTATGGGGGCTACTGGTGGTGCAGCACTGTTCGGCCCCTCGGCAGTGGCAGGCTGCTGAGATGGAGACACTAGAGCAGTTGAGTACATTGGTTGCGATCGCAATTCGTCAAGGCGATCTCTATAGCGTTGCCCAAGCCGAACTGATCAAGCGACAGCGCGCCGACGCCGAAAAACGTCGTCTCAAGCAGGTGCTGCAGCAGCGACAGCAAAGTCAGCCCGCCCTCCATGACACCCTGCAGCAAGAAATTGCTCAGCGTCATCATCTAGAAGCTGTGCTGGCTCATGAACAATCCCTCGCTCAAGTAACGCTGCAGGCTGTCAGAGATGCTGTGATTACCGTTGATCTAGAGGGCGAAATTCAGACCCTCAACCCCGCCGCCGAACGCCTAACCGGGTGGTCTACAGTAGAGGCCCAGTCCCATCCTTTAATGACGGTCTTTCGGGTCGTTGATGAGGTCAGTCGTCAACCCCTGATCAGCCCGCTAGAACGGCCAGATGCCCGTGAATACCAGTTGGGTCTGCTCCTCAATCAAGGCGGTAGTGAACACCTCGTCGACATTGTTGTCATGCCCATTCACAACCAAGATGGGCAGCCCCTCGGCACTGTGGTTGTTTTCAACGATGTCACCCAGTCTCATCAGCTAGAACAGGATCTTTCTTGGCATGCAACCCATGACAGTCTGACCCAGTTAATGAATCGACGAACCTTTGAACAAAAGCTGATCGAGACGATTACTAGAGTCAAAGACACGGATCAACAAAGCGTTTTGTGCTGCATCGACCTTGATCAATTCAAAGTGATCAACGATACCTGTGGCCATGTTGCCGGCGATCAGTTACTCAAGCAGGTGACGAACCTATTGAAGCAATGGACGCGATCAACAGATACCTTAGCGCGCCTCAGCGGTGATGAATTTGGCCTCTTGCTCCATCAATGCTCCTTAGAGCAAGCCTCCCAAACGGCAGACGACCTACGAGAACGGCTACAAGAGACCCCCTTCAAATGGCAGGGCCAACGATTCAACGTCAGCGCTAGCATTGGTCTGGTCTGCATTGACGCCGATATCCACGATGCACCAATGGCTCTCAGTGCGGCAGATGCAGCCTGCTTTGCCGCCAAGCAAAAGGGGCGAAACAATCTTCATATCTACCGCAGTACCGATCAAGAACT
This window contains:
- a CDS encoding EAL domain-containing protein, with translation MSSNDSSSQAADHPKPLASDPPLTEISANRDALLAALTLRMRRSLSSSEILQATVTDLQHFFAAERVILCRFGADWRGMVVMESAGAGVPSLLGTEIDARSSSSDWIESYLKGAGQAIADLTVTSAENGDLSEDHRNFLTALQARSHLIMPVLQDHQQASTLGGWAASALQGRSQQAQLWGLLVVQHCSAPRQWQAAEMETLEQLSTLVAIAIRQGDLYSVAQAELIKRQRADAEKRRLKQVLQQRQQSQPALHDTLQQEIAQRHHLEAVLAHEQSLAQVTLQAVRDAVITVDLEGEIQTLNPAAERLTGWSTVEAQSHPLMTVFRVVDEVSRQPLISPLERPDAREYQLGLLLNQGGSEHLVDIVVMPIHNQDGQPLGTVVVFNDVTQSHQLEQDLSWHATHDSLTQLMNRRTFEQKLIETITRVKDTDQQSVLCCIDLDQFKVINDTCGHVAGDQLLKQVTNLLKQWTRSTDTLARLSGDEFGLLLHQCSLEQASQTADDLRERLQETPFKWQGQRFNVSASIGLVCIDADIHDAPMALSAADAACFAAKQKGRNNLHIYRSTDQELAQQRNERQWVARIHEALEKGRFRLYSQPIRPLIAAHPDIHCEVLLRLVESDGTLVLPMDFIPAAERYDLMPMIDRWVVETFCRHYQTRQSRAKNLRCLYNINLSGTSINSPQFLTFLQDQLARYQILPETICFEITETAAISDLDQAAQFIQSLRQLGCSFALDDFGRGMSSLAYLKNLPVDYLKIDGGFIKQLVSSHTDAAIVDCFNHLSHELGISTIAECVENDITLKRLKSMGVDYVQGFGIAKPLPLKFSCAA